The following proteins are co-located in the Candidatus Deferrimicrobiaceae bacterium genome:
- a CDS encoding DEAD/DEAH box helicase: MDVFRFREQLVLDYSTFSRSFARILSDDIRSYVDEIYAGQHFWPDPLIQLNPSFVSGGTVEELVREGILDPKCDDIFRFGKKDGNRGPTLMLHKHQEEAIRTADRGESYVLTTGTGSGKSLSYIIPIVDAVLKEKKAEQGKKGIRAIVIYPMNALCNSQLEELRKFLQDGFGEGNEPVTFGRFTGQEKQDERLKMAANPPDILLTNFMMLELLMTRQDADIDRKIIQAAKGLRFLVLDELHTYRGRQGADVALLVRRVREALNSELLCVGTSATMATEGTAEERKAVIAKVAGRLFGSPVLTNNVITERLERVTPDGNSPTPQQLKTALESDLPRDSSFDALRSHPLSIWVELNLGLAWQEDKWVRACPRSLENAAAELSEITGLPPGTVRSRLAEFLLLAYNTKDASGKGLFAFRLHQFISGPGDLFATLEPEGERYLTIDGQEYMPGDRSKRLFNSTFCRVCGQEYFPVWAPMEGKVLAGISPRDLGERSHEDEDVRFGYFMPDPVGKWDDSDLETAYPEEWLDYSKGDPKLKSSFKKFAPRPLIVDTEGSPAERGLPGWFLPGSFRFCLNPDCGAFYDGSIRSDFSKLSSLSMEGRSSATTMLTLSALRHLMEEAKDLDPRAKKILSFTDNRQDASLQAGHFNDFIQILLLRGSLLAAIADAPKGYLTDETLTQAVAQHLRLEKTDFASNPEAKGLAEENARQALRDVLGYRLYFDLQRGWRLTNPNLEQLGMLRIDYATIDQCCADPEAWAGAHPLLAGGTPEHRRDAAIEILSSMRRALCIKTNYLDRYQQERIRNASFNALKEPWGLTEDERLFEGRYMLPGSRPAGRDFDPRAHYISAKSGPGRHLKKPGSWGGIANPRLPPKITEDDCYGILAGLLKALTLYGIVEPVEVSKGTEGYRISASALRWRLPEEGEALQDGRGVRKTDNRFFQALYENVAQSLRDHSRFLHQLKAAEHTAQVDSETREQREEDFKKALLPVLFCSPTMELGIDISELNTVYMRNTPPTPANYAQRSGRAGRNRQPALVVTYCAAGSPHDQYFFSAPARMVAGSVNPPTLDLANEDLVKSHLHAVWLAETGQKLENSVKGILGTEDNENLPLRTDLAAAMDLEGVRTRTSFRANRILSMLADDLTPASAPWFKKDWLDRTVRSAFRAFDAAFDRWRSLYRATRRQMESANQVLTSLASSEKERDEARLRHTEARIQQDLLLQSKSTMNSDFYTYRYLASTGFLPGYNFPRLPLLAFIPARREKIGRDSFLSRPRFLALSEFGPLSIIYHEGSQYRVRKVILGVRDEEGTASGVGLPVRAARICPECGYGHLGTNKDAERCMACDHPLSSGKMLSALYRVENVSTRRAMRITSDEEERQRQGYDMQTTLEYARENDTLQVVKTSFTEGADELLELHYGPAATVWRINLGWRRRKEKTIYGFNIDRVTGIWSKDSQAPEDQDAEAEGSGNANGSTIQRIIPFVEDRRNVLVIRPKGMLEAEDMATLQYALKRGIESVFQLEESELMAEPLPGRDTRNAILFYESAEGGAGVLTHLANDADALRRVAVRALEIIHYKPKDGVWDVGTAEDTAKPGTPNPCEAGCYRCLLSYYNQMDHEVIDRKSSGAFELLCRLTRGEAKRGAGGRSADVHFEALIAECSSPLETDWLRFLQGNGYRLPDTGKFNLDVFHTRPDFGYRHVQAVIYVDGSAHATAQQFATDQSLDGKLKDAGITPIRFPGTRTDWPGIVAAYPDVFGTGG; this comes from the coding sequence ATGGATGTCTTCCGATTTCGAGAGCAGCTTGTTCTCGACTACAGCACCTTCTCGCGTTCCTTCGCCCGAATCCTCTCTGACGATATCCGATCCTACGTCGACGAAATTTACGCCGGACAGCACTTCTGGCCCGATCCGCTGATCCAGCTCAACCCGAGCTTCGTCTCCGGTGGAACCGTCGAGGAACTGGTTCGCGAAGGCATCCTCGATCCCAAGTGCGACGACATCTTCCGCTTCGGCAAGAAGGATGGCAATCGCGGTCCCACGCTCATGCTTCATAAGCACCAGGAGGAAGCGATTCGCACCGCGGACCGCGGCGAATCCTACGTCCTGACCACCGGCACCGGCTCCGGCAAATCGCTCTCTTACATCATCCCGATCGTCGATGCGGTACTGAAGGAAAAAAAGGCGGAGCAGGGGAAGAAGGGTATCCGCGCTATCGTCATCTATCCGATGAACGCGCTGTGCAACAGCCAGTTGGAAGAGCTTCGCAAGTTTCTGCAAGATGGATTTGGCGAGGGGAACGAGCCGGTCACGTTCGGCCGTTTCACCGGTCAGGAGAAACAGGACGAGCGACTGAAAATGGCGGCGAATCCGCCCGATATCCTGCTCACCAACTTCATGATGCTCGAACTGCTGATGACCCGGCAGGACGCCGACATCGACCGCAAGATCATTCAGGCAGCGAAGGGTCTCCGTTTCCTCGTCCTCGATGAGTTGCACACGTACCGCGGGCGCCAAGGCGCCGACGTGGCGCTGCTCGTAAGGCGCGTCCGTGAGGCGCTCAACAGCGAACTGCTCTGCGTCGGCACATCTGCCACCATGGCCACCGAAGGGACGGCCGAGGAGCGCAAGGCTGTCATCGCTAAGGTGGCTGGGCGTCTATTTGGCTCTCCGGTCTTGACCAACAATGTCATCACCGAAAGGCTGGAACGTGTTACGCCAGATGGAAACTCACCGACTCCGCAACAACTGAAGACTGCTCTCGAATCGGATCTCCCCCGCGATTCGTCCTTCGATGCTCTTCGCTCCCACCCGCTCTCGATCTGGGTCGAGTTGAATCTCGGTCTTGCCTGGCAGGAAGACAAGTGGGTTAGAGCCTGCCCGCGCAGTCTTGAAAACGCTGCCGCTGAACTGTCCGAGATTACCGGTCTCCCGCCGGGAACGGTGCGCTCCCGCCTCGCCGAATTCCTGCTGTTGGCTTACAACACCAAAGACGCAAGCGGCAAGGGGCTATTCGCCTTCCGACTGCATCAGTTCATCTCCGGCCCAGGCGACCTGTTCGCCACACTCGAGCCGGAAGGGGAGCGTTACCTCACGATCGACGGCCAGGAATATATGCCGGGCGATCGCAGCAAGCGTCTGTTCAACTCGACCTTTTGCCGCGTCTGCGGACAGGAATATTTCCCCGTCTGGGCACCGATGGAAGGGAAGGTTCTGGCCGGCATCTCTCCCCGCGATCTGGGCGAACGCTCTCACGAGGACGAGGACGTCCGATTCGGTTATTTCATGCCGGACCCAGTCGGCAAATGGGACGATTCGGATCTCGAAACCGCCTATCCCGAGGAGTGGCTCGACTATAGCAAGGGCGATCCGAAACTGAAGTCGTCGTTCAAGAAATTCGCTCCCCGGCCGCTGATCGTCGATACAGAGGGAAGTCCGGCCGAGCGCGGACTCCCGGGATGGTTCCTCCCCGGCTCGTTCCGGTTTTGCCTCAATCCCGACTGCGGCGCTTTTTACGATGGCAGCATCCGTTCCGACTTCTCAAAACTTTCCAGCCTCAGTATGGAAGGACGCAGCTCGGCCACCACGATGCTGACTTTATCCGCGCTTCGCCATCTGATGGAGGAAGCAAAGGATCTCGATCCCCGCGCGAAGAAGATACTGAGCTTTACCGATAATCGGCAGGACGCATCGCTTCAGGCGGGCCACTTCAATGACTTCATCCAGATCCTGCTGCTGAGGGGCAGCCTGCTTGCTGCCATCGCCGATGCGCCCAAGGGATATCTCACTGACGAGACTTTGACCCAGGCGGTCGCCCAGCATCTTCGGCTCGAAAAGACCGACTTCGCATCAAATCCCGAAGCGAAGGGGCTGGCCGAGGAAAATGCCCGGCAGGCATTGCGCGACGTGCTTGGCTATCGGCTCTACTTCGACCTGCAGCGCGGTTGGCGGCTGACCAATCCCAACCTCGAACAACTCGGGATGTTGCGCATCGATTACGCCACGATAGACCAATGTTGCGCCGACCCCGAGGCATGGGCGGGGGCGCACCCGCTGCTCGCGGGAGGAACGCCGGAACATCGAAGAGACGCGGCGATCGAAATCCTTTCGTCCATGCGACGGGCTCTCTGCATCAAGACGAATTATCTTGACCGGTACCAGCAGGAGCGCATCCGCAACGCGAGCTTCAACGCTTTGAAGGAGCCGTGGGGGCTGACCGAAGACGAGCGGCTGTTTGAGGGTCGCTACATGCTTCCCGGATCCAGACCCGCCGGGCGGGATTTCGATCCGAGGGCGCATTACATCTCGGCCAAATCAGGTCCCGGAAGGCACCTCAAAAAACCGGGTAGCTGGGGAGGCATCGCAAACCCTCGCCTGCCGCCGAAGATAACCGAGGACGACTGCTATGGAATTCTGGCCGGACTGCTCAAGGCGCTTACGCTCTACGGGATCGTCGAGCCGGTCGAGGTCTCCAAGGGAACCGAGGGATATCGCATCTCGGCGTCCGCGCTCCGCTGGCGGTTGCCCGAAGAGGGTGAGGCCCTCCAGGACGGCCGGGGCGTCCGGAAGACCGATAACCGCTTCTTCCAGGCGCTCTACGAGAACGTCGCCCAGTCGTTGCGCGACCATAGCCGTTTCCTGCACCAGCTGAAGGCGGCCGAACACACAGCGCAGGTCGATTCCGAGACACGGGAACAGCGCGAGGAGGATTTCAAGAAGGCGCTTCTGCCGGTCCTCTTCTGCTCCCCCACGATGGAACTGGGCATCGATATCTCCGAACTGAACACGGTCTACATGCGCAACACCCCGCCCACACCCGCCAACTATGCGCAGCGGAGTGGTCGCGCAGGCCGGAACCGGCAGCCCGCGCTCGTCGTTACCTATTGCGCGGCCGGCAGTCCGCACGACCAGTATTTCTTCTCGGCGCCCGCCCGAATGGTCGCCGGTTCGGTCAACCCGCCGACGCTTGATCTCGCCAACGAGGATCTCGTCAAAAGCCACCTTCACGCCGTCTGGTTGGCCGAAACGGGGCAGAAGCTCGAAAACTCGGTAAAGGGAATCCTCGGGACGGAAGATAACGAGAACCTGCCGCTTCGCACCGATCTCGCTGCCGCCATGGATCTCGAAGGCGTGCGAACCCGAACTTCGTTTCGTGCGAATCGGATCCTATCGATGCTGGCGGATGATCTCACGCCTGCGTCTGCCCCCTGGTTCAAGAAAGACTGGCTCGATCGGACGGTCCGGAGCGCCTTTCGCGCATTCGACGCCGCGTTCGACCGCTGGCGTTCTCTCTATCGGGCAACACGCCGGCAAATGGAATCTGCCAACCAAGTGCTGACCAGTCTGGCATCTTCCGAGAAGGAAAGGGACGAAGCGCGGTTGCGCCACACCGAGGCGCGCATCCAGCAGGATCTGCTGCTGCAGTCCAAATCGACCATGAACTCCGACTTCTATACTTACCGCTACCTCGCCAGCACCGGCTTTCTGCCTGGCTACAATTTCCCGCGTTTGCCGCTGCTCGCCTTCATTCCTGCCCGCCGGGAGAAGATCGGGCGCGATTCGTTTCTCTCCCGACCACGTTTCCTTGCGCTATCCGAGTTCGGCCCCTTGAGCATCATCTACCACGAGGGGAGCCAGTACCGTGTTCGAAAGGTCATTCTCGGGGTGCGGGATGAAGAAGGGACCGCGAGCGGCGTGGGCTTGCCAGTCCGGGCGGCGCGGATCTGCCCTGAATGCGGCTACGGCCACTTGGGAACCAACAAGGACGCCGAGCGGTGCATGGCGTGCGATCATCCGCTTTCATCTGGGAAGATGCTCTCCGCCCTCTACCGGGTCGAGAACGTCAGCACCCGGCGTGCGATGCGGATCACCTCAGACGAGGAGGAACGGCAGCGCCAGGGCTACGACATGCAGACCACCCTGGAATATGCCCGCGAGAACGACACGCTCCAGGTGGTCAAGACGAGTTTCACGGAAGGGGCCGACGAACTGCTCGAACTTCACTACGGACCGGCGGCTACCGTGTGGCGGATCAACCTCGGCTGGCGTCGCCGGAAAGAAAAGACGATTTACGGGTTCAACATCGACCGCGTGACCGGCATCTGGAGCAAGGATTCGCAGGCGCCCGAAGATCAGGACGCCGAGGCGGAAGGAAGCGGCAACGCTAATGGCAGCACCATCCAGCGGATCATCCCGTTCGTTGAGGACCGACGCAATGTGCTGGTCATTCGTCCGAAGGGGATGCTGGAAGCGGAAGACATGGCGACGCTGCAGTACGCCCTCAAGCGCGGCATAGAATCGGTATTCCAACTTGAGGAAAGCGAGCTGATGGCCGAGCCGCTGCCCGGTCGCGACACCCGCAACGCGATTCTGTTCTACGAGTCAGCCGAAGGGGGCGCGGGAGTACTCACGCATCTGGCCAACGATGCCGACGCGCTTCGACGGGTCGCTGTGCGAGCCCTCGAAATCATTCATTACAAGCCCAAGGACGGAGTCTGGGATGTCGGCACTGCTGAGGATACCGCCAAGCCCGGCACGCCAAATCCATGCGAAGCAGGTTGCTACCGATGCCTGCTCAGCTACTACAACCAGATGGATCACGAGGTGATCGACCGCAAGAGTTCCGGGGCATTCGAACTTTTATGCCGTCTGACGCGAGGCGAAGCGAAACGAGGCGCCGGCGGTCGATCGGCGGATGTTCATTTCGAGGCACTGATCGCCGAGTGCAGCTCACCTCTCGAAACCGACTGGCTCCGGTTCCTGCAAGGAAACGGCTATCGCCTGCCCGATACCGGGAAGTTCAATCTCGATGTGTTCCATACCCGTCCCGATTTCGGTTATCGCCATGTCCAGGCGGTCATATATGTCGATGGCTCTGCGCATGCGACGGCCCAGCAGTTTGCCACCGACCAGTCACTCGACGGGAAACTGAAGGACGCTGGTATCACTCCGATCCGTTTCCCGGGCACTCGTACCGACTGGCCCGGAATAGTGGCCGCCTATCCCGACGTTTTCGGAACGGGAGGCTGA
- a CDS encoding helix-turn-helix transcriptional regulator yields the protein MAGSFGPLLRQLRMAKKFSLRAFAGKLEMAPAYLCDIEMSRRNPPGSTKLAAICELLGANLDEMSELARRDRKKIELDVDTKTEPIRNMAFALARTFEDMDEDTADKITELLNRAKGL from the coding sequence ATGGCAGGATCATTTGGCCCACTGTTGAGACAGCTACGGATGGCCAAAAAATTCTCCTTGCGAGCTTTTGCCGGGAAGCTCGAAATGGCCCCAGCGTACCTCTGCGACATTGAAATGTCTCGGCGGAATCCACCCGGGTCGACTAAGCTCGCCGCAATTTGCGAGTTGCTTGGTGCGAACCTTGACGAGATGTCGGAACTTGCTCGGCGGGATCGGAAAAAAATTGAACTCGACGTGGACACCAAGACGGAACCGATTCGGAATATGGCATTTGCCCTCGCTCGGACGTTCGAAGACATGGATGAGGACACGGCCGATAAAATCACTGAATTGCTTAACCGAGCGAAAGGACTCTGA
- a CDS encoding ImmA/IrrE family metallo-endopeptidase codes for MKVPVVDPLSRKAISEKGHRLLSKYQPECLTAATPLEVDWVFEKIVHDHGFIFDLQQLPAGMEGLTHPKDKMVIIPPDIYDQMCNGDGRARFTMMHEASHVILHAAKVREVMVNRGMEGLKRRGEFPAYLDPEWQANELAATLLMPEHAVREIMSNRFGCPSMIADRLNVSYQAADIRVRNLGIG; via the coding sequence ATGAAAGTGCCCGTCGTCGACCCGTTGTCCAGAAAGGCAATCTCGGAAAAGGGGCACCGGCTACTTTCTAAATATCAGCCCGAGTGCCTGACTGCGGCCACCCCCTTGGAAGTCGATTGGGTGTTCGAGAAAATCGTTCATGACCACGGGTTCATCTTCGACCTTCAACAGCTCCCTGCAGGGATGGAGGGGCTTACCCATCCGAAGGACAAGATGGTAATTATCCCACCTGACATCTACGACCAGATGTGCAACGGGGACGGCCGGGCGCGGTTCACGATGATGCATGAGGCCAGCCATGTAATTTTGCACGCGGCGAAAGTTCGAGAGGTCATGGTCAATCGCGGGATGGAGGGGTTGAAGCGAAGGGGTGAGTTTCCTGCGTACCTTGACCCTGAGTGGCAAGCAAACGAACTGGCGGCAACGCTGCTCATGCCGGAACACGCGGTTCGGGAAATCATGTCGAATAGATTCGGTTGCCCGAGCATGATCGCGGACAGGTTGAACGTTTCGTATCAAGCTGCTGATATTCGAGTCCGAAATCTTGGCATTGGTTAA
- a CDS encoding IS481 family transposase gives MPWSETTPMDQKMLFLVDCINDSIPISESCRRYGISRKTGYKWIKRYVEHGPEGIVDRSRRPHHVVRSTPPETVERILDARGHHPDWGAKKILWLLGRKFPEMALPPRSTICDILKRSGLVTSPRRRRKLGHPGRPTTPMTEPNDVWTADYKGQFKTGDGIYCYPLTIADGCSRFLFDVRGFLSPSHENTQPVFERLFREYGLPRFIRTDNGNPFATTAIGRLSQLSVWWVRLGIYPELIELGRPDQNGQHERMHRTLKAGTARPAAADNQAQQIRFDAFRQAYNHERPHEALGQQLPASLYKPSDRPFPNRLPQLEYPPHFEVRLVSENGGIRWRSKWVNVSHVLGGEYVGLEEIDNGIWEVHFGPVRLGRLDERDSKIEDDRGRKSRSDRSNV, from the coding sequence ATGCCTTGGAGCGAGACCACACCCATGGACCAGAAAATGCTCTTCCTTGTCGACTGCATCAACGACTCCATTCCGATCTCCGAATCGTGCCGCCGGTACGGCATCAGCCGCAAGACCGGCTACAAGTGGATCAAGCGGTACGTCGAGCACGGCCCCGAGGGGATCGTCGACCGATCACGCCGCCCCCACCACGTCGTGCGCTCGACGCCGCCCGAAACCGTCGAGCGCATCCTGGACGCCCGCGGGCATCACCCGGACTGGGGAGCCAAGAAGATCCTGTGGCTCCTCGGGCGGAAGTTCCCCGAGATGGCGCTGCCGCCGCGCTCGACCATCTGCGACATCCTCAAACGGAGCGGCCTCGTCACCTCGCCCAGAAGGCGCCGCAAGCTGGGCCACCCGGGCCGACCTACAACGCCGATGACGGAACCCAACGACGTCTGGACCGCCGATTACAAGGGCCAGTTCAAGACCGGCGACGGGATCTACTGCTACCCGCTGACCATCGCGGACGGCTGCTCCCGATTCCTGTTCGACGTCCGCGGCTTCCTGTCGCCGTCCCACGAGAACACCCAGCCGGTCTTCGAGCGGCTGTTCCGCGAGTACGGCCTGCCCCGCTTCATCCGGACCGATAACGGAAACCCCTTCGCCACAACCGCCATCGGCCGCCTGTCGCAACTCTCGGTCTGGTGGGTCCGGCTCGGGATCTACCCGGAGCTGATCGAGCTCGGACGCCCGGACCAGAACGGTCAACACGAGCGGATGCACAGGACACTAAAAGCCGGGACCGCTCGGCCTGCCGCCGCGGACAACCAGGCACAGCAGATCCGGTTCGACGCGTTCCGGCAGGCATACAACCACGAACGGCCCCACGAGGCGCTAGGCCAGCAGTTGCCGGCTTCGCTCTACAAACCATCGGACCGGCCGTTCCCGAACCGTCTCCCCCAACTGGAATACCCGCCCCACTTCGAAGTGCGCTTAGTCAGCGAAAACGGCGGCATCCGCTGGCGCTCAAAGTGGGTCAACGTCAGCCATGTCCTGGGGGGAGAATACGTGGGACTCGAAGAGATCGACAACGGAATCTGGGAGGTCCACTTCGGCCCGGTACGTCTTGGACGCCTTGACGAACGAGACTCAAAGATCGAAGATGATCGAGGACGGAAATCACGGAGCGACCGGAGCAATGTGTAA
- a CDS encoding helicase-related protein has product MPQATFRPGSLVKARGREWVVLPEERPDVLRLRPLGGSDEDATRIYVPLEPVPPQPATFAPPDPKKAGTHEAGLLLRDALRLKLRAGAGPFRSFGNLCVEPRAYQLVPLLMALKLDTVRLLIADDVGIGKTIEAALIVRELLDRGEIRRMSVLCPPHLCDQWKQELQSKFNIHAEVVRTGTAGRLERGLPSGRSLFEAHPFTVVSLDYIKSDRRRESFLTSCPEFVVIEEAHTCVQGNPGTRHQRYQLLKGLAADPDRHMVMLTATPHSGDDEAFYNLLGLLDPSFRDMRGQTGLIRDAQREKLASHFVQRRRANIAEWKDATLFPDRHTKEETYRLTGDWGSLFTDVLAFAREMVESVRGDSILRQRMNWWAALAMLRCISSSPAAAAIAINTRLKAVEGVTEAEQIAALEQAGVETVFDGESEELFSGDETVPAAHPEAIIPESSAGKKLASFAERALKLRGKAKDPKLATLISIVNALVRDGFNPVVFCRYIATAHYVAEQLQSELSGKAVAIEAVTGELASEEREEKVAALSGEDRRILVATDCLSEGINLQAGFDAVVHYDLSWNPARHEQREGRVDRFGQRSKVVRAVMLYGDNNPVDGAVLRVILRKADVIRKELDVSVPMPTDANKVTQAIMEAVLLRKSSASGAADQLQLAFPKEEAEVDAAWASAREKAKQSNTLFAQRRMRPEEVLPEWRKAVDVLGGEEDVSRFVTVAAKGLGAPLDTGKGFFRLPIRHLPGVLREQLLSNGFPEMMKIAFSHPPAGAEHVHRAHPLVAAISNYISEISLEEGTPDIGSRCGALFTQTVTERTTVYLLRLRSQLEVIRGGDGDQVLLSEECVAVAVRGATSPVLVENADALALMQAGVARNMEPAQRERLLGEAIAAITGLNMAFETIATRRAKELLADHRRVRDAGKTKGISYLVTPCLPVDVIGVYVLMPVASF; this is encoded by the coding sequence TTGCCACAAGCAACTTTTCGCCCTGGATCGCTCGTCAAGGCGCGGGGGCGCGAATGGGTGGTGCTTCCCGAAGAGCGTCCCGACGTTCTTCGACTTCGCCCGTTGGGTGGAAGTGACGAGGACGCCACCCGCATCTACGTGCCGCTAGAACCGGTGCCGCCGCAGCCCGCCACGTTTGCGCCGCCCGACCCGAAGAAAGCGGGCACCCACGAAGCCGGATTACTCCTGCGCGATGCGCTCCGACTCAAACTTCGCGCTGGGGCGGGTCCGTTCCGCAGCTTCGGCAACCTGTGCGTCGAACCGCGCGCCTATCAGCTTGTGCCGCTGCTCATGGCGCTCAAGCTCGACACGGTCCGGTTGCTCATCGCAGACGACGTGGGGATCGGCAAGACCATTGAGGCGGCGCTTATCGTTCGCGAACTGCTCGACCGCGGCGAAATCCGCCGGATGTCCGTCCTGTGTCCGCCCCACCTGTGCGATCAGTGGAAGCAGGAACTACAGTCCAAGTTCAATATTCACGCCGAGGTGGTGAGAACCGGCACCGCCGGCCGTCTCGAGCGCGGCCTCCCCTCGGGCAGGTCTCTTTTCGAAGCGCATCCGTTTACCGTGGTCAGTCTCGACTACATCAAGTCCGACCGCCGACGCGAGAGCTTCCTTACTTCCTGCCCCGAGTTCGTCGTCATCGAAGAGGCGCACACTTGCGTCCAAGGCAACCCTGGCACCAGGCACCAGCGATACCAGTTACTGAAGGGCTTGGCCGCCGATCCCGATCGACACATGGTCATGCTGACGGCGACACCGCACAGCGGCGACGACGAGGCGTTTTACAACCTGCTCGGTTTGCTCGATCCGTCGTTCCGCGATATGCGGGGCCAGACCGGTCTTATCCGGGATGCACAACGCGAAAAGCTCGCATCCCATTTCGTTCAGCGCCGTCGAGCAAATATCGCCGAGTGGAAAGACGCCACTCTATTCCCTGATCGGCACACCAAGGAAGAGACTTACCGCTTGACGGGCGATTGGGGCTCACTGTTTACAGACGTGCTGGCGTTTGCCCGCGAGATGGTCGAGAGCGTCCGGGGTGATTCGATCCTCCGGCAGCGGATGAACTGGTGGGCCGCGCTTGCAATGCTGCGCTGCATCAGTTCCAGTCCCGCAGCGGCAGCGATCGCGATCAACACGCGTCTAAAAGCGGTCGAAGGGGTGACAGAAGCCGAGCAGATCGCCGCGCTCGAACAGGCGGGTGTGGAGACCGTGTTCGATGGCGAAAGCGAAGAGCTGTTTTCCGGCGACGAAACGGTGCCTGCCGCCCATCCGGAAGCCATTATTCCGGAATCGTCGGCTGGGAAGAAGCTCGCGTCATTCGCAGAACGGGCGCTGAAGCTTCGCGGGAAGGCGAAGGATCCCAAGCTGGCCACCCTGATCAGCATCGTGAACGCCCTAGTCAGGGACGGGTTCAATCCGGTCGTATTCTGCCGCTATATCGCCACAGCCCACTACGTAGCCGAACAATTGCAGTCTGAGTTGTCGGGGAAAGCGGTGGCCATCGAGGCCGTCACCGGCGAGCTGGCGTCCGAGGAACGGGAAGAAAAGGTGGCTGCTCTGTCGGGTGAAGATCGACGCATCCTCGTGGCGACCGACTGTCTTTCCGAAGGGATCAACCTGCAGGCCGGGTTCGATGCGGTCGTCCATTACGACCTGAGCTGGAATCCGGCGCGCCATGAGCAGCGGGAGGGGCGTGTCGACCGCTTCGGCCAGCGATCGAAGGTCGTCCGTGCGGTGATGTTGTATGGCGACAACAATCCGGTCGATGGAGCGGTTCTCCGCGTCATTCTTCGGAAGGCCGACGTCATCCGTAAAGAGCTGGACGTGTCGGTCCCGATGCCGACCGACGCGAACAAGGTGACGCAGGCCATCATGGAGGCGGTGCTGCTCCGGAAAAGCAGCGCCTCTGGCGCAGCTGATCAACTGCAACTGGCTTTCCCAAAGGAAGAAGCCGAAGTCGATGCCGCGTGGGCTAGCGCCCGTGAAAAGGCGAAGCAGAGCAATACGCTTTTTGCCCAGCGCCGGATGCGGCCTGAAGAGGTGCTGCCAGAATGGCGCAAGGCGGTTGACGTTCTTGGGGGAGAGGAAGATGTTTCCCGGTTCGTGACGGTCGCCGCAAAAGGGTTGGGCGCACCGCTTGATACCGGTAAGGGATTCTTCCGCCTTCCGATTCGCCATCTGCCCGGCGTGTTGCGGGAGCAACTTTTGTCGAACGGTTTTCCCGAAATGATGAAAATTGCTTTTTCCCATCCGCCGGCAGGCGCCGAACACGTCCACCGTGCCCACCCGCTGGTGGCCGCGATATCCAATTACATCTCCGAGATCTCGCTTGAAGAGGGCACGCCTGACATTGGCTCCCGGTGCGGGGCACTCTTCACCCAGACGGTCACCGAGAGAACAACCGTCTACCTCCTTCGTCTTCGCAGTCAGCTTGAAGTCATTCGCGGCGGCGATGGCGATCAGGTGCTACTGTCCGAGGAATGTGTGGCGGTTGCGGTTCGCGGGGCGACTTCTCCCGTCCTAGTAGAGAACGCGGATGCGCTCGCCCTGATGCAGGCCGGGGTGGCGAGAAACATGGAACCAGCCCAGCGTGAACGGCTGCTTGGCGAAGCGATCGCCGCGATCACCGGATTGAATATGGCCTTCGAAACGATCGCCACGCGGCGTGCGAAAGAGCTGCTGGCCGATCATCGACGCGTGCGCGATGCCGGCAAGACGAAGGGCATCAGTTATCTCGTGACCCCGTGCCTCCCCGTAGACGTGATCGGCGTCTACGTGCTGATGCCGGTGGCATCCTTTTAG